The Vitis vinifera cultivar Pinot Noir 40024 chromosome 18, ASM3070453v1 region gacagcttggctcgtcagacactCGCGATTCATCGGATCCATTTCCGTccacaatcaaaaagcaaactctgataatactgacgaccaagtctccatttttgcacagtgcaacggaatttctcctgaagcttcctgatatttccgactgactttttgagatattttgctttagatatttgatgtctaaatccccaaactctccttgtaacccacctatcataggattccttagtctttaagtaaaaacaaagagtgaataacctcatatatatagtttgtaattttctttacaaaaagatTATTATGTAAAAAgcgaaaaaaaataaatatattttatagagcacttgctctatttttccttcatatttttgttttctcgttagttctttctagccaaacaagctctgaggaagtttcctcagagaatgagtggctagacttttagttccttggagctaaggttgccgggaaaggttccaagtgcaagaatttatagctttgtggtttcaaccattaaagaagagaaagtgtgatcctttaatgatttctatgtttttagttaacttaaaacaccttcaattcacttgagccaacacgtggtaaggcaagtgatctccgtccatggagatgcactagtttacctcttgcgagcttttgggaagtgatttgaaggtaggattttctagaattgccaacacttggtaagcttttggactccaaggagacatccattagttatctcttgcgagcttaagaagggaagtccaaagttaaagatcaccttgaatggcaaatgctaggtgagaggcacgaaccattgcaagttgcatcagtgagagggaattagagcagaaatccatttaaaggatacatctgtacaacaccggttagagaattgactatatgttaattctataatgcgaggaaatgaaccaaatgaccgaagctctgtttttgcataaggaacctcccctgtgaacccaaacctccaaggaatgtttttcttcataagtaatttccattactttctttttagttagcttgaaacaaaaacttcgtttaaccaaagtttgtgttttatttcttaagctaaccttgaaatgaaaaagcaccaatttaactttgaattggtatcagttgtgagttgaaaacccttcccagagaacgatcctagagtcacttgctatattagctaaagctatccaatgtatggtgatataggttataaattttgttgattactccctcaatcaaagagcaccagttggacatgaatcagctgacacaccaattgggaacgaatcagtcACCATCTTTGTTACCGTTATCGTTATCATAATCGTTACTGTAACCATTACCGTAATCATTACTGTAACCGTTACTGTAATCGTTACCTTAACTGTTACCGTAATTGTTACCATACCTTTTACCATCACTATTACCCTCACCGTCCCCATTGTCGTCACCATTTCTATCACTATTATCGTCATCATTACCGTGATCGTTATGTTATCGTTACCACTattgttaccatcaccgttagtGTTATTGTTACCTTTACCATCACTATAACCATTACCGTCATTGTTATCGTTACCGTAACCATTACCATCACTGTtatcatcaccgttaccgttaccgtcaccatcaccGTCACTATCActatcaccattaccattactgtcaccatcacagtcaccgttaccattatgGTTACggtcaccgtcaccgttatcattattgttaccattaccgtcaccctAACCATTATCGTGACCGTTACCAAGATTGTAACCTTTACTGTCACTATaaccgtcaccgtcaccgttatcgtcaccattaccattattGTGACCATTACATTCATCGTGATCGTCACTGTTTTTCATCACAGTTACCATCATCATTACCATTATTGTGACCGTCACCTTCATGGTTAGCATCACTGTTATCATCACCGTCATCGTCACCATCACtgttatcgtcaccattaccataATCGTGATTCGTgactgttaccattaccgtcaatgttaccattaccattaccgtaACTATTACCATTGTCATAACCATTACTATCACCTTTACTGTCACCGTTGACATCACTGTTACCGTTATTGTCACCGAGACTGTGACCTTTACTATCACCATTACCATCATTGTGACCGTCACCATCATCATTagcatcaccgttaccgtcaccgccACCGTTACCATCATCGTTACCGTACTCGCtactgttaccgtcaccgtaACCAATACCATCGTtgttactgttaccattaccgtcaccgttaccattaccattataGTCATTGTTACCGTTACAATTACTTttatcgtcaccattaccgtgACTGTTACTGCTACTATTACAGTCACCATTACTGTTATCGTCACCTTTACTATCACCATCACCGTCatcattaccgtcaccgttataGTTTTCGCTACCGTTACTGTCACCCTAATCATTACCTTGACCGTTAGCAAGATAGTTACCTTTACCATCATTAtaaccattaccgtcaccgttcCCGTTATCGTCACTGTTATTGTCCCTATGATTGtgaccgttaccatcaccgttagcATCACCGTCACCATGACCGTCATCATCACcatcaccgtcaccgttaccgtgaCTGTTACCATTATTGTTACCGTCACCGTAACCATTACCGTCAGatttaccatcaccgttacaaTCACCATTACTGTGGTCATTACCATGATTGTGACCTTTAGCGTCACCATTACCATAATCGTCattgttaccgtcaccgttaccatcatagtcactgttaccgttaccattaccatcatcgtcaccgttaccattaccattatgGTTACTGTTACTGT contains the following coding sequences:
- the LOC132253128 gene encoding uncharacterized protein LOC132253128 yields the protein MTIMVMVTLKVTIMVMTTVMVIVTVMVNLTVMVTVTVTIMVTVTVTVTVMVMMTVMVTVMLTVMVTVTIIGTITVTITGTVTVMVIMMVKVTILLTVKVMIRVTVTVAKTITVTVMMTVMVIVKVTITVMVTVIVAVTVTVMVTIKVIVTVTMTIMVMVTVTVMVTVTTMVLVTVTVTVASTVTMMVTVAVTVTVMLMMMVTVTMMVMVIVKVTVSVTITVTVMSTVTVKVIVMVMTMVIVTVMVMVTLTVMVTVTNHDYGNGDDNSDGDDDGDDNSDANHEGDGHNNGNDDGNCDEKQ